A region from the Elusimicrobiaceae bacterium genome encodes:
- the yidD gene encoding membrane protein insertion efficiency factor YidD: protein MNKISLMGKNLLLFLLSVFMLLVRPLLGPRGVCRFTPTCSQYAKEAITKHGVFKGVWLSLIRVLKCHPFHPGGYDPVP from the coding sequence ATGAATAAAATTTCGCTGATGGGCAAGAATTTATTGCTATTTTTACTTAGCGTTTTTATGCTGTTGGTTCGGCCTTTGTTGGGGCCGAGAGGGGTGTGTCGTTTTACGCCTACCTGCAGTCAATATGCCAAAGAGGCAATAACCAAACATGGGGTTTTTAAGGGAGTGTGGCTATCTCTTATCAGAGTATTAAAATGCCACCCTTTTCATCCGGGCGGATACGATCCGGTACCTTAG
- the rnpA gene encoding ribonuclease P protein component, whose amino-acid sequence MSSQGFPRGCRLHLKNDFKSTIHDGKRIQGPGLVLWWKPAPLGTEQRRLGLVVSRKLGHAVVRNRVKRLLREAFRLNRERLSGGVYYIFSPRNSETLATLNMAEKALLAVCQRAGLLQAQQTIQSYGAQNE is encoded by the coding sequence ATGAGTTCCCAGGGCTTCCCCAGAGGTTGCCGTCTGCATCTTAAAAACGATTTTAAGAGTACCATTCATGACGGTAAACGTATACAAGGCCCCGGCCTTGTGCTATGGTGGAAGCCTGCCCCTCTGGGAACAGAGCAAAGACGTTTGGGGCTAGTTGTATCTAGAAAGTTAGGACACGCGGTAGTCAGAAACCGCGTAAAACGGCTTCTGCGGGAAGCTTTCAGACTTAACCGGGAAAGATTATCAGGCGGGGTGTATTATATTTTCAGTCCCCGCAACAGCGAGACCTTAGCCACGTTGAACATGGCTGAAAAAGCCCTGTTGGCGGTGTGCCAAAGGGCCGGATTATTACAAGCTCAACAAACTATTCAGAGCTACGGTGCCCAAAATGAATAA
- the rpmH gene encoding 50S ribosomal protein L34 gives MLPTYRPNKAKRAKHIGFRARMATAGGRKVLSARRAKGRHELIRA, from the coding sequence ATGCTACCTACATACAGACCTAATAAAGCCAAAAGAGCTAAACACATCGGATTCCGCGCCCGTATGGCTACCGCCGGTGGACGCAAAGTCCTCAGCGCCAGAAGAGCCAAAGGCCGCCACGAATTGATTCGTGCTTAG